ATTTATCTAAGATTAAAGTGCCACTTATTGGGGGTAGCCCCTACTAAGTAGAGCCAAACTTGATAAGAGTGTCTACTCAATGCCCTCAACAAAAAACATTACACAACAGAAAGACTCAAATCCTACATTGCGAGCATTGAGTCTATCAGCCTTAGGCATAGTTTACGGAGATATAGGAACAAGCCCTCTTTATACTTTTAAAACAGTGATATTGCTGGCTGGGGGAGGAACTCCAAACGTCAATACGATTATGGGTTCAGTATCATTGATTATATGGACTCTGATAATCATTGCTTCTGTTAAATACATCCTCTTTGCTTTACGGATTGACAACGATGGAGAGGGAGGGGTTCTCGCGTTAATGTCTCTTTTAAGTTTAAAGCTAAAGCAAAAGCCTTTCATTATTGCAGTGGGACTTATGGGGGCTGCTCTTATCTATGGAGATGGTACCATTACCCCCGCTATATCCGTGCTCTCTGCTGTTGAGGGACTGGAGATCCTTTCCCCATCACTTAAGTATTATATTTTGCCTACTGCAATAATCATTCTAATTATTCTTTTTGCTATTCAACCTAAAGGTACCACCACTATTGGAAAAGCATTTGGTCCAGTAATGGCGTTTTGGTTTTTAACCATTGGTATTTTAGGAGCAAGTGGAGTTATCCAACACCCTGCAATATTAGCGGCGATTAACCCCATCTATGGTTTAAGTTTTTTATTTTCAAATGGCGCAACAGGATTTTTTATTCTATGTGGGGTCTTTCTTTGCGTCACTGGTGCAGAAGCTTTATACGCCGATCTGGGGCATTTTGGTACTGCCCCAATTCGCTGTGCCTGGTTTGGCTTGGTTTTTCCAAGTCTTATCTTCAATTATCTGGGACAAGCGGCTTTGGTTTTGGAAGGAGCATCCACAGAACATAATATTTTTTATATGCTGTGCCCAGGTAATTTTTTATTACCGTTAATACTTCTGTCCACCATCGCAACAATTATTGCCAGCCAATCCATTATTACCGGAGCATTTTCCATGACGAGACAAGCAATGCAATTAGGTTGGCTGCCTAGATTACGAGTCACACAAACGTCTTCGGAAGGTTATGGACAAATTTATATTGGAGTCGTTAACTGGCTTTTAATGCTGGCTACCCTTGGGCTTACTATTGGATTTGGTAGCTCTGAAAAATTAGCTACTGCCTATGGCATTGCTGTTTCAGCCACTATGCTCTGCACCACTGTGCTTTTATTTATTGCCCTGCATAAAATATGGAAATGGAATATTATCAAATCAGGGCTTGTTGCTGGATTATTCATGGTTGTGGACACATCCTTTTTTGCGGCTAACCTCACGAAGTTTACTAATGGCGGATATATACCAATCACATTGGCAGTCATAATCTACTCCATAATGTATATTTGGCATAAAGGCTATCAAACCGTCGCAAATCAACAAAAAGAAAAAAATATAACTATCGATTCCTTTCTGGAGAGTCTTCAAACAGAGGGGGTACTGCGTGTGGCTAAAACGGCCGTTTTTCTTACATCCAAAGAACAGGATATTCCTCCTATCCTGGTTTGGCATGTAAAGAAAAATCGTGTGTTGCAGGCAAAGGTAATTATTTTGAGAATAAACAACTTGTCAATTCCATGGTGTAAATCCGATGATCAATTACAAATTATGGAAGTAGCAGAGGGCATTTGGCGTGCTGTGGCCAATTATGGCTTTATGGAACATCCAAATATTCCCAAATTGTTAAAAAAATTACAAAATCAAGGCTTTGACATCAATGTCAAAGACATTACCTATTATATCGGTCACGAGACAATCCTTATCCGAAATGATAGCCATATTCTGTTAAAATACATTAAAACTCTCTTCGTTTTTATGCATCGCAACGCGCTTCCTATGAGTAACTATTTCCATCTTCCACCAGAATCAGTATTTGAAATAGGGCGACAGATAGAAATTTAAAGTGAGCTATAATTATAAAAAAATACCTTGGATGATAGAAATGGTTCAATTTGCCAAACCATCTATTGGCCCTCCAGCTGATTCTGGACGCATTAATCTATTGATTGATCACGAGTTAGGACCATACCAAAATATCATCCAAAAATGGATTGCCAAACTTGAAGACAATGCTAAAAACAATCCATCTAATATTTCTCAATTTAAATTTGGAAAAATTTTAGGGTATCTTTTACTTCAAAGCTTAAAGAAAGCAAATTTACATCCAGACAACTTCAGGTCTTTTAGTTCAGACCCTTGGGAAGAACCCCATTATCAATCTGGACGAATCGCTGGAAAAGTTGTGATAACTCAGGATACATACCGAATTTACTTTGGTATACCAGGAGTTGATCGCTCAGACCAGGAAAAAATAAATGCCAATAAGGAGAAGGCACAAATACATCATTTCACAACAATGACCAATGATGGCCTTATGGTTTTTTCCTTTGAAGATAAAATAGAAGAAATAGAACCTGAATTATTTGTGGAGCTGGCAAAAAATATAGAAGTAGACTCAGAGGCGTGGAGACAATTAATACAATTTACCGAAGAGAATTTTCGAGATTTTGAAGATGAGAAGACTAATTCGAAAATCCCTCAAATATTAGGTTTAATCTTACACGAAAGCATCGTTCCAGAGCATCGGGATGATATTTTTAACAAACTTTGTTCATTACTTTTAAAATCAGAAAAACCCGCCCTTAATTCAGTTACTACAAGACTACTTAAAGATATTATTCCTGATTATGAAAAGAAAGTGATGGCATTCCTGCATAAAAATAACAATCCAATGCGTTATGGCGAAAGCGATATCAGCGAACAAGGAGCTATGTTAGGTCTTTCAAGTGAAAAAATTGACACAGTAAAAAACGAAATGAGAGAGCGTAAATCATTGGAAGTACAAAATAGCAATCGATCACAAGCCATTGAACTTAGAAAAACTCTAATTGGCGCCGTGGATGAATACCTAAGATGGCGCAATAATGAAAGCAAAGAAACAGATTATCAAAAAAGCTCAGGTGCTTTCACCTGGCTACGTCATTACACCAATTTTGGCAAAAATCGAGCTCATGATTTAAAGAATGAGCTTAATAAAGCACAAGATTTAAAGACCATGCTTGATGTTTTACAAAAACATTTCGCAAATAACTCCCGATTACATAATCATTCTCTTGACAGCTACCTGTTAAGAGCTATGTACAAAGATTGTAATAAATTTAATTCAATATTTAATTTTGAACATCTTACAATTAAAAATGATACAGATGCTAATCGTGAATGGCTAAGAAAAGAAATGTTGCAGATGGCAACAAAAACAAACATGAATATTACATTAGAAAATCCGACAGGTAGTAGACAAGAGAGCCCACCTCTACCCAATAAAGCAAAAGTCCGTATCAGTATAATGAAAATACCTGCCAATGAAAGAGAGGAAAATATTTTGGCAGTCTACACAGTACTAAAGAATGTTGAATTGCTGAGAAATAAAGGTGGTTCAGTTCCAACTATCATAAAGGAAATACGAGACATAGTAGGGAAGATCGATCCGTCCAATGAAGAAAATATAGCCAATGCTATTATTGAAATCAAAAGAAAAATAGCTGACAACAGCGACAATAATTATAATGAAAATGCGCACGACATCGTTAATGCATTAAATAAGCCAAGTTGTTGCGATTTTCGAAAAATCCGCGCTGCCTTAACGGCCAACCCAGCAATGGACGAAATAATGAATCCTGTCAGAATAGGAATGCAGCCAAACTAGTTCAAATTATTTTGTCATAGATTATTTTTCTACCTCTCAGCTATGCTGCTAGCAAGACGGAATTGTTCGGATTTACCCAAAGACTGGTTAACACAGAAACAACCATGATTCGAAAAATCCGCGAAGAACTTTTAAATACTATAATTTCAGCAATATCAGTTGAGCGTTGGACCGCCAACAAGAAGAAAAGGGAAAAAAGATAATGGAGGAACAACAACATATTTCAGCTCCCAGTTGGCATGAGCAATCAGTAGAAAAAACACTTGTTGCGCTAAACACTACAGAGCGAGGGATAAGTGAGCAAGAATCTAAAAAGCGATTAGAGTATTATGGTTTCAATCGCTTGCCAGAACTAAAAAGAAAAAGTATTTTTTTACGCTTCTTGCTCCAGTTTCACAACATACTCATCTATGTGCTAATAGGTGCGGCTGTGGTGACCTCCCTCTTGCAACACTGGGTAGATACCGCCGTTATTATAGCTGTTGTTATTATCAATGCCCTGATGGGTTTTATCCAGGAAGGAAAAGCCGAAAAAGCGCTGGATGCGATTCGAAAAATGTTGTCCCCTGCTGCCATTGTATTACGCAATGGGGAACGAAGCCGTATTGCCAGTGAGGAACTTGTTCCAGGTGATATTATTTTTCTGGAAGCAGGGGATAAAGTTCCTGCTGACATACGCTTAATAAAATCTCACGGCTTGAAAGTTCAGGAAGCCATCTTGACTGGTGAATCCATTCCTGTTGAAAAACAAATTCATCCTGTTCCAAATAATATGGTACTAAGCGACAGAACTTGCATGGCCTTTAGCGGAACCCTGGTAACTAATGGTCAAGGCAAAGGCATCGTTGTAGCAACGGGAGCATCTACCCAAATAGGACATATTAGTGGCTTATTATCCAAAGTAGAGTCATTAACCACACCATTAGTCCTACAAATTGGGCTATTTGCAAAATGGCT
Above is a genomic segment from Legionella pneumophila subsp. pascullei containing:
- a CDS encoding potassium transporter Kup, giving the protein MPSTKNITQQKDSNPTLRALSLSALGIVYGDIGTSPLYTFKTVILLAGGGTPNVNTIMGSVSLIIWTLIIIASVKYILFALRIDNDGEGGVLALMSLLSLKLKQKPFIIAVGLMGAALIYGDGTITPAISVLSAVEGLEILSPSLKYYILPTAIIILIILFAIQPKGTTTIGKAFGPVMAFWFLTIGILGASGVIQHPAILAAINPIYGLSFLFSNGATGFFILCGVFLCVTGAEALYADLGHFGTAPIRCAWFGLVFPSLIFNYLGQAALVLEGASTEHNIFYMLCPGNFLLPLILLSTIATIIASQSIITGAFSMTRQAMQLGWLPRLRVTQTSSEGYGQIYIGVVNWLLMLATLGLTIGFGSSEKLATAYGIAVSATMLCTTVLLFIALHKIWKWNIIKSGLVAGLFMVVDTSFFAANLTKFTNGGYIPITLAVIIYSIMYIWHKGYQTVANQQKEKNITIDSFLESLQTEGVLRVAKTAVFLTSKEQDIPPILVWHVKKNRVLQAKVIILRINNLSIPWCKSDDQLQIMEVAEGIWRAVANYGFMEHPNIPKLLKKLQNQGFDINVKDITYYIGHETILIRNDSHILLKYIKTLFVFMHRNALPMSNYFHLPPESVFEIGRQIEI